Genomic window (Musa acuminata AAA Group cultivar baxijiao chromosome BXJ1-9, Cavendish_Baxijiao_AAA, whole genome shotgun sequence):
ctacttgatgaggcgggagatcctcagcgtccttcacgttttatcaccgaggcaatagaagaagaagaagcacaaccccaacgggtagaaaatccccctcgattacaacatggtatgagtcaaactgctcgaggaactaccgatacccaacggtcacactcatccgcccaacgtgcaaaggcaaaggggaaggcaatagcatcagttgcatcgttggaaagaatcgagtcgggcgacgagacaccttcacaatcacattctctttctcgttcggtccagagacatgacagcaacacggacagcagtgcctcaacagatgatggcggtgataccgggcagtcgttggtctcgtctgcacaacttgagggtggtgaatggactgaggagcaatattttacacatgccactcaagattcagatcatggaactcgacaaggtactggtcaagtttatgcgcggaagggaaaggagaaggggaaggggaaggcagtggatgaatatgaacaaatgcgacagagcatacatgatatagacacagaaagagactcatcgtattcacagccatcgtattatgaagaatcatatgggcaacaacagtatggtgatagttggtcatccttctctgagcaacagcatgatacagaacaacaccaatatatgcctcaagagctgcctcggacaaatatgatttatgacgatcaatctacgatcagtaccacattgatgcatcaatggcatacggtgtatcaatacactatgtcatgggatcaatttcatgattgggtccaacaaacgtatcatattgatatgtatcggatcgaggaccccgatccaccacccgtggaggctcgtcgttcgttttggtgatagaattaacaatcaggtatatctagatatatgattatttaattcatttgaattttagagtttatattgtaacaaaatagtctaacaattcaactgatttttctatagatatttcaatctataacgagctgaaatacgaacctcgaacaagactacctcaaagcccgaaaaagatatgtgatgctatttttatctaatttacattgattttgctaaacttatactattactatatttatttgtaacttgaaaactctatcctaactttttttttaattttcaggtattttcggagggataaatcggtgaaattaagtgtaccgagcggtacacctc
Coding sequences:
- the LOC135593335 gene encoding uncharacterized protein LOC135593335 — translated: MDKRPQMPYLKYMLISAREEVRKAFKDDFKADQYVRIIDRRTEVHMDQDIHNAAYYLNPAIQYRYALGTQNNFLTTLRNVIYRLLPNTTEAADALMEGRLFRETVGSFSDVVAISCRYTMDPVEWWLQFGGDAPHLRKVAVRVLSQTTTSSGCERNWSTFALIHTKVRNRLSYRRLEKLVYVHYNIRLKLRCAELDKEPEEPDIDPIDLQFYNEDSEPMLDWVEAAENQEDPLLDEAGDPQRPSRFITEAIEEEEAQPQRVENPPRLQHGMSQTARGTTDTQRSHSSAQRAKAKGKAIASVASLERIESGDETPSQSHSLSRSVQRHDSNTDSSASTDDGGDTGQSLVSSAQLEGGEWTEEQYFTHATQDSDHGTRQGTGQVYARKGKEKGKGKAVDEYEQMRQSIHDIDTERDSSYSQPSYYEESYGQQQYGDSWSSFSEQQHDTEQHQYMPQELPRTNMIYDDQSTISTTLMHQWHTVYQYTMSWDQFHDWVQQTYHIDMYRIEDPDPPPVEARRSFW